In a single window of the Dinghuibacter silviterrae genome:
- a CDS encoding group III truncated hemoglobin, whose protein sequence is MHDIQTLPDIQLLVDAFYGKVRRHPLIGPVFEAVVQDNWPHHLEKMYRFWQTVLLEEHTYFGSPFPPHLKMGLEKPHFDAWLGLWKETVGELYEGEKADEALWRADKMAEMFRSKIDFFRNNTAIL, encoded by the coding sequence ATGCACGACATTCAAACCCTCCCCGATATTCAACTGCTGGTCGACGCCTTTTACGGTAAGGTTCGCCGGCACCCGTTGATCGGGCCCGTTTTCGAGGCCGTGGTGCAAGACAACTGGCCGCACCACCTGGAAAAAATGTACCGTTTCTGGCAAACCGTCCTGCTCGAAGAGCATACGTATTTCGGCAGTCCTTTTCCACCCCACCTGAAGATGGGTCTGGAAAAGCCCCATTTTGACGCCTGGCTGGGTCTTTGGAAGGAGACCGTCGGGGAGCTGTATGAGGGGGAAAAAGCGGACGAGGCCCTTTGGCGGGCGGATAAGATGGCGGAAATGTTCCGTTCCAAGATCGATTTTT
- a CDS encoding TlpA family protein disulfide reductase, which translates to MKIVFILLIAATLGAAAPGAGVRSAVVPPASGTTLQSPDGTQISWDDLLHRYAGKVVYLDIWASWCGPCRHETPFYEALRAKFAKDPVVFLSISIDSDPEDWKGALGDGQPNPDSFLLLDGHHSSLNAVLHINGVPRYALLDRSGRFVDKDAPFPSTDEIEGRIRKLVEQSHP; encoded by the coding sequence ATGAAAATAGTTTTCATTCTTCTCATTGCGGCAACCCTCGGAGCCGCGGCTCCGGGCGCAGGAGTGCGGAGCGCGGTGGTGCCCCCGGCTTCCGGCACGACCCTCCAATCCCCCGACGGCACCCAAATCTCCTGGGACGACCTCCTCCACCGCTACGCGGGCAAAGTCGTCTACCTGGACATCTGGGCCAGTTGGTGCGGCCCCTGCCGCCACGAGACCCCCTTTTACGAAGCCCTCCGGGCCAAGTTTGCCAAGGACCCTGTGGTCTTTCTCAGCATCAGCATCGACTCCGATCCGGAAGACTGGAAGGGCGCGCTGGGCGACGGCCAGCCAAATCCCGACAGCTTTTTGCTCCTGGACGGGCATCATTCTTCGCTCAACGCCGTTCTGCACATTAATGGGGTACCCCGCTACGCCCTGCTCGACCGCAGCGGGCGGTTTGTAGACAAGGATGCGCCGTTTCCATCCACCGACGAGATCGAGGGGCGGATCCGGAAATTGGTGGAACAATCCCATCCGTAA